The Candidatus Atribacteria bacterium ADurb.Bin276 sequence GTAGCTCATTGGTTCAAGGTACAAGCCAAAGAAGAGCAAGAACACGGAATGAAATTTTATGATTTTATCAATGATCGAGGCGGCCGAGTTCTTTTAAAGGCAATAGATCAGCCAGAGACCGAATTTAAAAATGTTCTTGATATGTTTGAAAAAACTTTAGAACATGAAAAACTGGTGACCTCGATGATTAATAACCTCTATGAAATTGCTTTAAAAGAAAAAGATTATCCAGCGCAAATCATGTTGCAGTGGTTCATAGATGAACAGGTTGAAGAAGAGAAAAACGCCTCAGATATTATTGCAACCCTCAAGATGATTGGCGAAAAAG is a genomic window containing:
- the ftnA gene encoding putative ferritin-1, whose product is MMSKKLEDAINEQIKNEFFSGYLYLSMAAQAEAMNLPGVAHWFKVQAKEEQEHGMKFYDFINDRGGRVLLKAIDQPETEFKNVLDMFEKTLEHEKLVTSMINNLYEIALKEKDYPAQIMLQWFIDEQVEEEKNASDIIATLKMIGEKGHGLHMLDRELGKREE